In one window of Maribacter sp. BPC-D8 DNA:
- a CDS encoding NAD(P)/FAD-dependent oxidoreductase has product MDHIVIIGNGISGVTLARHIRKLSDKRITIISAESDYFFSRTALMYVYMGHMKFEHTQPYENWFWKKNRIDLVNGFVEKVETDAKKLVLKDGSSISYDKLIIATGSKPNKFGWPGQDLKGVQGLYSKQDLEMLEKNAPNKKVCNRAVIVGGGLIGIEMAEMLRSREIPVTFLVREKSFWNGVLPAGESAMINEHILEHHIDLQLDTNLEKIISDENGRAKAVVTDKGETIECNVVGLTAGVTPNIDFLKDSGIELGRGVKVNRFLETNVKDVFAIGDCAEQHEGIGSRRPIEAVWYTGRMMGEALAQTICGNPREYNPGHWFNSAKFLDVEYQTYGWVFSERSKNDNEHHFHWRHASEKICITVAFDKDSHQFLGLNTFGIRMRHEIFDQWLTENKDIDHVMTYLKDANFDPEFFKLYEDEIIAKYNADFNKNISAKKKSWKRIFSIA; this is encoded by the coding sequence ATGGATCATATAGTAATTATTGGTAATGGCATATCCGGAGTCACGTTAGCTAGACATATACGAAAGCTATCAGACAAAAGAATCACCATTATTTCTGCAGAAAGCGACTATTTCTTCTCTCGTACCGCATTAATGTATGTCTACATGGGGCACATGAAATTTGAACATACACAACCTTACGAAAACTGGTTTTGGAAGAAAAACAGGATCGACCTCGTAAACGGATTTGTAGAAAAAGTGGAGACCGATGCTAAAAAGCTAGTCTTAAAAGATGGCTCCTCTATATCTTATGACAAGCTAATCATCGCAACAGGTTCTAAACCGAACAAGTTTGGTTGGCCTGGGCAAGATTTAAAAGGTGTACAAGGTTTGTACTCCAAACAAGATCTAGAAATGCTTGAGAAAAATGCCCCTAATAAAAAGGTTTGTAACCGTGCTGTTATTGTAGGTGGCGGACTCATAGGCATTGAAATGGCAGAAATGCTGCGTTCTCGCGAAATACCGGTTACTTTTCTAGTCCGTGAAAAGAGCTTTTGGAACGGAGTATTACCGGCAGGGGAATCTGCAATGATCAACGAACATATTCTAGAACATCATATTGATTTACAGTTAGACACCAATCTTGAAAAGATAATTTCTGATGAAAATGGGCGTGCAAAAGCAGTAGTCACAGATAAAGGCGAAACCATTGAATGTAATGTGGTCGGCTTAACTGCTGGCGTAACACCAAATATCGATTTTCTAAAAGATTCTGGTATTGAATTGGGCAGGGGTGTTAAGGTTAACCGATTCTTGGAGACCAACGTAAAAGATGTATTCGCTATTGGCGATTGCGCAGAACAGCATGAGGGCATTGGTAGCAGAAGACCAATTGAAGCTGTTTGGTATACAGGTAGAATGATGGGCGAAGCGCTTGCGCAAACTATTTGTGGTAACCCAAGAGAATACAACCCTGGTCACTGGTTTAATTCGGCTAAATTTTTAGATGTAGAATACCAAACCTACGGCTGGGTATTTAGCGAACGTAGTAAAAATGATAATGAACACCATTTTCATTGGCGCCATGCTTCTGAAAAAATATGTATTACCGTTGCGTTTGATAAAGACAGTCATCAATTCTTAGGCCTAAACACCTTTGGCATTCGTATGAGACATGAGATTTTTGACCAATGGTTGACAGAAAACAAAGATATTGACCATGTAATGACCTATTTAAAAGATGCCAATTTCGACCCAGAGTTTTTTAAACTTTATGAGGATGAAATTATCGCCAAATACAATGCTGATTTCAATAAGAATATCAGTGCAAAGAAAAAAAGCTGGAAACGTATTTTCAGTATCGCCTAA
- a CDS encoding TetR/AcrR family transcriptional regulator, with amino-acid sequence MNKKEAILSSALKLLTEKGVHNTPMSAIAKAAGTGMGTIYNYFPNKDILINEIYINIKNKEKALFLEFDANQPIKTQFETYFTAIIDFFIANAENFKFMEQLQASPIITEEIRTEGAKAINPVKDLLVEGKQERIIKAIEVDELLMFIGGAVLSYLRWYFNQSEIKKSSLKNQIQLVWDGIKA; translated from the coding sequence GTGAATAAGAAAGAAGCCATATTATCATCTGCACTTAAATTACTTACAGAGAAAGGGGTACACAACACACCCATGTCTGCAATAGCGAAAGCTGCCGGTACTGGCATGGGAACTATTTATAATTACTTCCCAAATAAAGATATTCTTATCAATGAAATTTACATCAACATTAAGAATAAAGAAAAAGCACTGTTTTTAGAATTTGATGCCAATCAACCTATTAAAACCCAATTCGAGACCTATTTCACCGCTATAATTGACTTTTTTATTGCAAATGCAGAGAATTTTAAATTTATGGAGCAGTTACAAGCTTCGCCCATTATTACAGAAGAAATACGAACAGAGGGTGCAAAAGCCATTAATCCGGTAAAAGACTTATTGGTAGAGGGCAAACAAGAACGCATTATCAAAGCCATTGAAGTTGATGAATTATTGATGTTTATTGGTGGTGCCGTGTTATCGTATTTAAGATGGTATTTTAATCAGTCAGAAATTAAAAAATCATCCCTTAAAAATCAAATACAATTGGTTTGGGACGGAATTAAAGCATAA
- a CDS encoding glycosyltransferase family 2 protein, with product MTDIKVIIPAFNEADSIAHVINELPKSVSEVIVVNNNSTDDTVKNAEAAGATVLTETRKGYGFACLKGLDYVASSTKQPDIIVFIDGDYSDYPEELDKIVAPILEDDIDFVVGARTKSLREEGSMTPQQIFGNWLATFLMRLFFGAKFTDLGPFRAIKYEKLKELNMEDKTYGWTVEMQLKILKKKMTYTEVPVRYKRRIGISKVSGTAKGSIFAGIKILGWIFKYSIK from the coding sequence ATGACAGACATTAAAGTAATTATACCAGCTTTTAACGAAGCAGATTCCATTGCACATGTCATCAACGAACTACCAAAATCGGTATCTGAGGTAATCGTTGTGAACAATAATTCTACAGACGATACCGTAAAAAATGCAGAAGCTGCAGGGGCCACAGTACTTACCGAGACTAGAAAAGGTTATGGTTTTGCCTGCCTTAAGGGGCTAGACTATGTAGCATCGTCAACTAAACAACCCGACATTATCGTATTTATTGACGGAGACTATTCTGATTACCCAGAGGAACTGGATAAGATAGTTGCACCTATTTTAGAAGATGACATCGATTTCGTGGTCGGTGCAAGAACAAAAAGCTTGCGAGAAGAAGGTTCGATGACGCCGCAACAGATTTTTGGCAACTGGTTAGCGACATTTTTAATGCGATTATTTTTTGGCGCAAAATTTACGGATTTAGGCCCTTTTAGAGCTATTAAATACGAAAAGCTCAAGGAATTGAACATGGAAGACAAAACTTATGGATGGACGGTTGAAATGCAACTGAAAATTCTTAAGAAAAAAATGACATATACCGAAGTACCAGTACGTTACAAACGAAGAATTGGCATCTCTAAAGTATCAGGAACCGCAAAAGGTAGTATATTTGCAGGCATAAAAATTTTGGGGTGGATCTTCAAATACAGTATTAAATAA
- a CDS encoding toxin-antitoxin system YwqK family antitoxin, with product MKLFKLFYAALICLGLLAFINPEDKRYERTYYDDGTLESEGWIRYSTKTDYWTFYHQNGHKSEQGFYAYGKREKYWFFFSEDRIRTKEGKFVENKEIGWWLFYDKKGRVNHKCQLTKGIKDGYCLKYKDTKLISAEKYSKGEKVKEWTSFRAFTSENSLSDLK from the coding sequence ATGAAGCTATTTAAACTCTTTTACGCCGCACTTATTTGCTTAGGATTGTTAGCTTTTATAAATCCTGAAGACAAACGCTACGAGCGTACCTATTACGATGACGGTACCTTAGAAAGTGAAGGGTGGATTCGCTATAGCACAAAAACAGATTATTGGACCTTCTACCACCAAAATGGTCATAAATCTGAGCAAGGTTTTTACGCTTATGGCAAAAGAGAGAAATATTGGTTCTTTTTTAGTGAAGACCGTATTAGAACCAAAGAGGGGAAATTCGTTGAAAATAAAGAAATAGGTTGGTGGTTGTTTTATGACAAAAAGGGACGTGTAAACCACAAATGCCAATTGACAAAAGGAATTAAAGACGGATATTGCCTAAAATACAAGGATACAAAATTGATATCTGCCGAGAAATATAGCAAGGGTGAAAAAGTAAAAGAATGGACATCTTTTCGCGCTTTCACCAGTGAAAATAGTTTATCAGATTTAAAATAA
- a CDS encoding tetratricopeptide repeat protein, with protein MNLNKFLFTLLLIASLNSCKDNKKTSINDEQNKSISGDNYENEDAEELNEKGIEFSKNGDFDKGKAVFLKSLKLDPNNAATLSNLGLNRFLDSDYNNAIKYYQKSYEVSDSTYHIAAINLGLTYFYTKEFDKGVVITNYVIENTDDKDILSTAYVHRALNYLGRNDCKKAQTDLEYIKANFKGIGNTEYHIKDLTEKIKNCTPDGL; from the coding sequence ATGAACCTGAATAAATTTCTATTTACTTTACTACTTATAGCTTCCTTAAATAGTTGTAAAGACAATAAAAAAACATCAATTAACGATGAACAAAACAAATCTATTTCTGGTGATAATTACGAAAATGAAGATGCAGAAGAACTTAACGAAAAAGGAATAGAATTTAGTAAAAATGGAGACTTTGATAAAGGTAAAGCAGTTTTTCTAAAATCTTTAAAACTAGACCCAAACAATGCAGCTACGTTAAGTAACTTAGGGTTAAATAGATTTTTAGATTCTGATTATAATAATGCAATAAAGTATTACCAAAAATCTTACGAAGTTTCAGATTCAACATATCATATTGCAGCAATTAATTTAGGCTTGACCTACTTCTATACTAAAGAGTTTGATAAAGGCGTTGTAATTACCAACTATGTTATTGAAAACACAGATGACAAAGACATCTTATCTACAGCCTATGTTCATAGAGCATTAAATTATCTAGGCAGAAATGACTGTAAAAAAGCTCAAACCGATTTAGAATACATCAAAGCAAATTTTAAAGGAATCGGAAATACTGAATATCACATAAAGGATTTGACCGAAAAAATAAAAAACTGCACACCAGACGGGTTATAA
- a CDS encoding DUF547 domain-containing protein gives MKRTLLQTLFFLLIVTNISAQDVNTFFSKSDSFFKANVVDGKVKYAAIKNNPDALNAVLASAKGISVSKSDATTYQAFWINAYNLLVIDGIVKNYPLKSPLDVAGFFDKTKHEIGGKSTTLNGIENDLLRAQFPTEARFHFVLVCAGLGCPPIINTSYKPAALESQLQKQTVKALNNPNFIKVNKNKAQISQLFEWYKGDFEQKGSTVDFINTYRREQLPENTKVSYYPYDWSLNEAK, from the coding sequence ATGAAAAGAACTTTACTACAGACACTATTTTTCCTTTTAATAGTAACTAATATATCTGCACAAGATGTAAACACTTTTTTTAGTAAAAGTGATAGCTTTTTTAAAGCCAATGTTGTTGATGGTAAAGTGAAATATGCAGCGATAAAAAACAATCCTGATGCTTTGAATGCGGTATTGGCATCAGCAAAAGGTATTTCGGTTTCAAAATCTGATGCTACTACCTACCAAGCTTTTTGGATCAATGCTTATAATCTTCTGGTAATAGACGGTATCGTTAAAAACTATCCATTAAAATCGCCTTTAGATGTTGCTGGTTTTTTTGATAAAACAAAACACGAAATTGGTGGTAAGTCAACAACCTTAAACGGAATAGAAAATGATTTGCTTAGAGCACAATTTCCAACAGAAGCAAGATTCCACTTCGTATTGGTATGTGCAGGTTTGGGGTGTCCTCCAATTATAAATACATCGTATAAGCCAGCTGCTTTAGAAAGTCAGTTACAGAAACAAACGGTTAAGGCGTTGAACAATCCCAACTTTATAAAAGTAAATAAGAATAAAGCTCAGATTTCACAATTGTTCGAATGGTATAAAGGAGATTTTGAACAAAAAGGAAGTACAGTAGATTTTATCAATACCTATAGAAGAGAGCAATTACCAGAAAATACAAAGGTTTCTTATTACCCTTACGACTGGTCTTTGAACGAAGCTAAATAA
- a CDS encoding SMI1/KNR4 family protein gives MTNKLITQLEKVLPAGMTIPKELHLLYEWIENNNLYVDNKNGYRIGFLYPEKKLKESWTDTEREGGTEIEFAAGGTENLKYWFGGEDNEEINARLCVFAQSGAEGSQSALWLNNQNELKVVHLGSGSGSMLSCVLADNMIDFIRLLAIGYDEICWDENFPYPPNENGEEFIVKPNLEFQKWVQDTFHQNIPKTAIEIVKHPARIDSETSEDEFFNWYQQFIK, from the coding sequence ATGACAAATAAATTAATAACTCAATTAGAAAAGGTACTCCCTGCGGGTATGACCATACCCAAAGAGTTACATCTATTATATGAATGGATTGAAAACAACAACCTGTATGTTGACAATAAAAATGGATATAGAATTGGTTTTCTATACCCCGAAAAAAAGTTAAAAGAAAGCTGGACCGATACCGAAAGAGAAGGTGGTACTGAAATTGAATTTGCAGCAGGCGGAACAGAAAATTTAAAATATTGGTTCGGTGGTGAAGACAATGAAGAAATCAACGCTAGATTATGTGTTTTTGCTCAAAGCGGTGCTGAAGGTTCTCAATCTGCCCTTTGGTTAAATAATCAGAACGAATTAAAAGTTGTTCATTTGGGGTCGGGCTCTGGCTCAATGTTATCATGTGTTTTAGCTGATAACATGATTGATTTTATACGACTTTTAGCTATTGGCTATGACGAAATATGTTGGGATGAAAATTTTCCATATCCACCCAATGAAAATGGCGAAGAATTTATCGTAAAACCTAATTTAGAATTCCAAAAATGGGTTCAAGATACGTTTCATCAAAACATTCCGAAGACGGCTATAGAAATTGTAAAACATCCTGCTAGAATCGATAGTGAAACTTCAGAAGATGAATTTTTTAATTGGTATCAACAATTCATAAAATAA
- a CDS encoding SMI1/KNR4 family protein: MKNIWNSIQLKINSIDHKAGNSFNRPATDSEINVLNSHFDQKIPIEFINYLRVYNGQNHNNFEIQPFNYYAFIPVKEILEIVKMQNELWADEESIASISENKIQPKQWDKNWLPIASEASSYLILDMNPGKNGVFGQIFQLFSGMDYEDNNIVLADSFLEFSEILMHKLESKDYEIEDDEPTLIFKNDWI; this comes from the coding sequence ATGAAAAACATATGGAATAGCATTCAATTGAAAATAAATTCAATTGATCATAAAGCAGGCAACTCTTTCAACCGACCCGCCACAGATTCTGAAATAAACGTACTGAACTCTCATTTTGATCAAAAAATTCCGATTGAGTTTATTAACTATTTAAGAGTATATAATGGACAGAATCATAACAACTTTGAAATTCAACCCTTTAATTATTATGCCTTTATTCCTGTAAAAGAAATACTTGAAATAGTAAAAATGCAAAATGAGTTATGGGCAGATGAAGAATCTATAGCTTCGATCTCTGAAAATAAAATACAACCAAAACAATGGGACAAAAATTGGCTTCCAATCGCAAGTGAAGCTTCTAGTTATTTAATTTTAGATATGAACCCTGGTAAAAATGGTGTATTCGGACAAATTTTTCAACTATTTTCAGGCATGGATTACGAAGACAATAATATTGTTTTAGCAGATTCGTTTCTTGAATTTAGCGAAATACTAATGCATAAACTAGAAAGTAAAGATTATGAAATTGAAGATGATGAACCTACCCTAATTTTTAAAAATGATTGGATATAA
- a CDS encoding cellulose synthase family protein, which translates to MALALAYFIIIIYSISLLLIFFYSLAQLNLLFNYLSQKRENTTAPKFNLLDPKEIPFVTIQLPVFNEEYVMDRLLENIAKIEYPKSKLEIQVLDDSTDDTVITTAATVAKLQETGLDIQHITRTDRSGFKAGALKEGLKVAKGEFIAIFDADFLPASDWLKKTVIYFKDEEIGVVQTRWGHLNRDYSTLTKIQAFALDAHFTLEQVGRNSKGHFINFNGTAGIWRKECIIDAGNWEGDTLTEDLDLSYRAQLKDWKFKYLENVETPAELPVVISAARSQQFRWNKGGAENFRKTVWSVVTAKNIPFKTKFHGVMHLLNSSMFLCVFLVALLSIPSLYIKNTYGHLDWVFSLLSLFTVSTIILFVCYWFTYKSIQGSGFNNFVDYIRIFFTFFSVALGFSLHNTIAVIEGHMGKRSEFVRTPKFNISTMKQSWKGNKYLAKKLSPNMILEFALMIYFMFGMYSAIPLNDFGLFPFHFMLFLGFGFVFFKSLTSRA; encoded by the coding sequence ATGGCACTAGCTTTAGCTTATTTTATTATCATAATTTATAGTATCTCTTTACTATTAATTTTCTTTTATAGCTTGGCGCAGCTGAATCTATTATTCAACTACTTATCTCAAAAAAGAGAGAACACAACAGCTCCAAAATTTAACCTTTTAGACCCAAAAGAAATTCCGTTCGTAACCATTCAGCTTCCTGTATTTAACGAGGAGTATGTTATGGATCGCTTATTGGAAAACATCGCTAAAATAGAATACCCTAAAAGTAAATTAGAGATTCAGGTTTTAGATGACTCTACCGATGACACTGTAATTACAACTGCTGCCACTGTTGCTAAATTGCAAGAGACCGGTTTAGATATTCAACATATTACAAGAACAGATCGTTCTGGTTTTAAAGCGGGTGCTTTAAAAGAAGGACTTAAAGTAGCGAAGGGTGAGTTCATCGCAATTTTTGATGCCGATTTTTTACCGGCTTCAGATTGGCTGAAGAAAACCGTTATCTATTTTAAAGATGAAGAGATTGGTGTGGTACAAACCCGTTGGGGGCACTTGAACCGCGACTACTCTACACTAACTAAAATACAGGCATTTGCATTAGATGCGCACTTTACTTTAGAGCAAGTAGGTCGTAACAGTAAAGGGCACTTTATCAACTTTAACGGTACCGCTGGTATTTGGCGTAAAGAGTGTATTATCGATGCTGGTAACTGGGAAGGCGATACGCTTACCGAAGATTTAGATTTGAGTTACCGCGCACAGTTGAAAGACTGGAAATTCAAGTATTTAGAAAATGTAGAGACTCCTGCAGAATTACCTGTAGTTATTAGTGCCGCACGTTCGCAACAATTTCGTTGGAACAAAGGTGGTGCAGAGAACTTTAGAAAAACAGTTTGGAGTGTTGTTACCGCAAAGAACATTCCTTTTAAAACAAAGTTTCATGGGGTAATGCATTTACTGAACAGTTCAATGTTCTTATGTGTATTCTTAGTGGCTTTATTAAGCATACCATCGCTTTATATTAAGAACACGTATGGTCATTTAGACTGGGTATTCTCTCTATTAAGTTTGTTTACCGTAAGTACGATCATCTTATTCGTTTGCTATTGGTTTACCTATAAGAGTATACAAGGCAGCGGCTTTAACAACTTTGTAGATTACATACGTATATTCTTTACCTTTTTCTCTGTAGCATTAGGTTTCTCTTTACACAATACCATTGCAGTTATTGAAGGTCACATGGGTAAAAGAAGTGAATTTGTACGTACACCAAAATTCAATATAAGCACTATGAAGCAAAGCTGGAAAGGCAATAAGTACTTGGCTAAAAAATTATCGCCAAATATGATATTAGAGTTTGCCTTAATGATTTATTTCATGTTCGGTATGTACAGCGCTATACCATTAAATGATTTCGGACTGTTTCCGTTTCACTTTATGCTATTCTTAGGTTTCGGGTTTGTATTCTTTAAATCATTGACCTCAAGAGCTTAA
- a CDS encoding SDR family oxidoreductase: protein MKKNILITGTSTGVGFESAILFAKNNFKVYASMRNLKKAVELEKRIAEENLDIEILTLDVTDTKSIATAVETIIEKDGRIDVLYNNAGAGFAKTTEQSTEAEIRWVTDVNYLGVVFCTQAVLPYMRKQKSGQIISVTSVGGLVGQPFNELYCGAKFAVEGFMEGLATYVGRAFNIKFTCIEPGGISTEFMTSAIGKTAVDGEFATGEYLPIFERYMAGNQKRAQESEEQVYQTGLEVATVALEVAKNEQPPLRIRTSKWAEDFCNLKTQADPDGTKLVQQIKQTFL, encoded by the coding sequence ATGAAAAAAAATATATTAATTACAGGTACTTCAACAGGTGTAGGTTTTGAAAGCGCCATCTTATTTGCTAAAAATAATTTTAAAGTATACGCTAGTATGCGTAATCTTAAAAAAGCTGTTGAATTAGAGAAACGCATTGCAGAAGAAAACCTAGATATTGAGATTCTTACTTTAGATGTAACTGACACGAAGTCTATTGCTACTGCCGTTGAAACTATCATAGAGAAAGATGGCAGAATAGATGTGCTTTACAATAATGCTGGTGCGGGTTTTGCAAAAACAACTGAACAAAGCACAGAGGCTGAGATTCGATGGGTTACCGATGTCAACTACTTAGGTGTAGTTTTCTGTACACAAGCGGTATTACCTTATATGAGAAAGCAAAAATCTGGTCAAATTATATCGGTTACCTCCGTTGGTGGTTTGGTTGGTCAGCCTTTTAACGAACTGTATTGTGGTGCAAAATTTGCTGTTGAAGGTTTTATGGAAGGTCTTGCTACTTATGTAGGCCGTGCCTTTAATATTAAATTCACCTGTATTGAACCTGGCGGAATTTCTACTGAATTTATGACTTCTGCTATTGGTAAAACCGCTGTCGATGGTGAGTTCGCAACTGGTGAATACCTACCTATTTTTGAAAGATATATGGCAGGGAATCAAAAAAGGGCACAAGAGAGTGAAGAACAAGTTTACCAGACGGGTTTAGAAGTAGCCACAGTTGCCTTAGAAGTGGCAAAAAATGAACAGCCACCCTTGCGTATTCGTACGTCTAAATGGGCAGAAGACTTTTGTAACTTAAAAACACAAGCAGATCCAGATGGCACTAAACTGGTTCAACAAATTAAGCAGACTTTTTTATAA
- a CDS encoding 4Fe-4S binding protein: MGNFDRSMSLAGEPPKALNTGQKLAVLVGMTGMGILILQLFNLNLGNSALWLTISIVAIFTGIIWFSQAAYAHKHKGIKNDGVWFKSISSRGVLAWMGGIALTGFYIVLYFYPQYLGLVKDGDNTGLIALFDPLSKGLSGNPASQWFVYGTMYTVAILAFGAKFIWKYRHNKYEQLRTVSVMFFQTAFAFFIPEIMARLNGDLPYYDLKNMWPLNYYNFERYRINGFIDSGSVGMTMLFFGIISIFVISPFLTYKYGKRWYCSWVCGCGGLAETAGDSFRQLSDKSKFAWKVERWVVHSVVVFVTLMTTAVIYSYLGNDSSKYWLTKTMFISGVAVILTAVFAWVMIYKREELAKDAKYGAIGYFTIIAVLIGMHFFSDSANIFIFKAETLRTTYSFLIGSIFSGVIGTGFYPILGNRVWCRFGCPMAAMLGFQQRMFSKFRITTNGGQCISCGNCSTYCEMGIDVRAYAQKGENIVRSSCVGCGICSAVCPRGVLKLENGPEKGRINSQDVLLGNDVDLMDLVNKK, translated from the coding sequence ATGGGTAATTTTGACAGAAGTATGTCACTTGCGGGAGAACCGCCTAAAGCATTAAATACAGGCCAAAAATTGGCGGTATTAGTAGGTATGACCGGTATGGGCATTCTTATATTACAATTGTTCAACTTAAACTTGGGAAATAGTGCATTGTGGTTAACGATTTCTATCGTGGCTATTTTTACAGGCATTATTTGGTTTTCACAAGCAGCTTACGCCCATAAACATAAAGGTATTAAGAATGACGGTGTTTGGTTTAAATCTATTTCTAGCCGTGGCGTGCTAGCCTGGATGGGAGGTATTGCCTTAACAGGGTTTTACATTGTGCTCTATTTCTATCCGCAATATTTAGGCTTGGTAAAAGATGGCGACAACACGGGTTTAATCGCTTTATTTGATCCGCTAAGTAAAGGACTTAGTGGCAACCCTGCCAGCCAGTGGTTCGTTTACGGCACTATGTACACCGTTGCTATTTTGGCATTTGGCGCTAAATTCATTTGGAAATACCGTCATAATAAATACGAGCAATTGAGAACGGTTAGTGTTATGTTTTTTCAAACTGCATTTGCGTTTTTCATTCCAGAAATAATGGCGCGTTTAAATGGTGACTTACCATATTACGACCTTAAAAACATGTGGCCTTTAAACTATTACAACTTTGAGCGTTACCGTATTAACGGGTTCATAGATTCTGGTAGTGTTGGTATGACGATGTTGTTTTTCGGTATTATATCCATCTTTGTGATCTCTCCTTTTTTAACTTATAAATACGGTAAACGTTGGTATTGCTCTTGGGTTTGCGGTTGTGGCGGATTGGCTGAGACTGCTGGTGATTCTTTTCGTCAGCTAAGTGATAAATCTAAATTCGCTTGGAAAGTTGAGCGTTGGGTAGTACATAGTGTTGTAGTATTTGTAACCTTAATGACTACAGCCGTTATTTACTCTTATTTAGGTAATGACAGTAGTAAATACTGGTTAACAAAAACAATGTTTATCTCTGGTGTAGCAGTTATTTTGACAGCTGTATTTGCTTGGGTAATGATTTATAAAAGAGAAGAACTGGCAAAAGATGCGAAGTATGGTGCTATTGGATATTTCACCATTATCGCCGTATTAATAGGAATGCACTTTTTTAGTGACTCAGCAAACATATTCATTTTCAAAGCAGAAACATTACGTACTACTTACAGCTTTTTAATCGGTAGTATTTTCTCTGGAGTTATAGGAACAGGATTCTACCCTATTTTAGGTAATCGTGTTTGGTGTAGGTTCGGGTGCCCAATGGCAGCTATGTTAGGTTTTCAACAACGTATGTTCTCTAAATTTAGAATTACGACCAATGGTGGCCAATGTATTTCTTGTGGTAACTGTTCTACGTATTGCGAAATGGGTATCGATGTTCGTGCCTATGCTCAAAAGGGTGAAAACATTGTACGTTCTAGTTGTGTAGGCTGTGGTATTTGTTCTGCGGTTTGCCCAAGGGGAGTTTTAAAATTAGAAAACGGACCAGAAAAAGGACGTATCAATTCTCAAGATGTCTTATTAGGTAACGATGTTGATTTAATGGATTTAGTGAATAAAAAATAG